From Miscanthus floridulus cultivar M001 unplaced genomic scaffold, ASM1932011v1 fs_737_7_8, whole genome shotgun sequence:
NNNNNNNNNNNNNNNNNNNNNNNNNNNNNNNNNNNNNNNNNNNNNNNNNNNNNNNNNNNNNNNNNNNNNNNNNNNNNNNNNNNNNNNNNNNNNNNNNNNNNNNNNNNNNNNNNNNNNNNNNNNNNNNNNNNNNNNNNNNNNNNNNNNNNNNNNNNNNNNNNNNNNNNNNNNNNNNNNNNNNNNNNNNNNNNNNNNNNNNNNNNNNNNNNNNNNNNNNNNNNNNNNNNNNNNNNNNNNNNNNNNNNNNNNNNNNNNNNNNNNNNNNNNNNNNNNNNNNNNNNNNNNNNNNNNNNNNNNNNNNNNNNNNNNNNNNNNNNNNNNNNNNNNNNNNNNNNNNNNNNNNNNNNNNNNNNNNNNNNNNNNNNNNNNNNNNNNNNNNNNNNNNNNNNNNNNNNNNNNNNNNNNNNNNNNNNNNNNNNNNNNNNNNNNNNNNNNNNNNNNNNNNNNNNNNNNNNNNNNNNNNNNNNNNNNNNNNNNNNNNNNNNNNNNNNNNNNNNNNNNNNNNNNNNNNNNNNNNNNNNNNNNNNNNNNNNNNNNNNNNNNNNNNNNNNNNNNNNNNNNNNNNNNNNNNNNNNNNNNNNNNNNNNNNNNNNNNNNNNNNNNNNNNNNNNNNNNNNNNNNNNNNNNNNNNNNNNNNNNNNNNNNNNNNNNNNNNNNNNNNNNNNNNNNNNNNNNNNNNNNNNNNNNNNNNNNNNNNNNNNNNNNNNNNNNNNNNNNNNNNNNNNNNNNNNNNNNNNNNNNNNNNNNNNNNNNNNNNNNNNNNNNNNNNNNNNNNNNNNNNTAGGCTACTGTCTTATGCAGGGAGACTTACTTTGCTCAAAGCTTGCTGCAAGCATCCCCATTTATCTGCTTTCTGTAATTAAGTTTCCAAGATGGGCTATTGACATGATTAATTCTCAAATGGGTCATTTCTTGTGGAATGATAGTGTAGATCATCATAAATATCATCTTGCTAGCTGGCAACTAGTCTCTCAGAAATAAGATGTTGGCGGTCTAGGTATCCTAGATATGAGGAGCTTAAATTTAGCACTCCTAGGTGCTTGGATTTTCAGATATCACCTGAATTCGAATGCTATTTAGAGAAGCATTGTTGATTTCAAATACAAAACTGAAGACCCCAATATGTTGTGCTGTCCAATGGTTGGGGTCTCTCCTTTTTGGAAAGGAGTACTTTGGGTGGTTTAGGCAGCCCGTATGGGTATTAAGTGGGTGATTGGTAATGGTAGAAAAGTTAGATTATGGGAAGATATTTGGCTGGGTAACACTAGCCTAGCTACAGTTTATTGGCCTCTATACGTTATTAACGAACAGCAAGGTAAAACTTTACATGAGGTCTGGGATGGGGAAAACCTTATGCTAACCTTCAGAAGATGTGTGTCGACTAGTACTATGAATCTCTGGTTAGAGTTATGTAGTCTGTTGGAGTCAGTTTCCCTCTCTGAAGAGGAAGATCAGATTCTGTGGCATTACACTTCTTCGGGTAAATATTCAGTCCAATCTCTATACGCTGTGATTAAtcacaggggggggggggggggggtcacccCAATGTTTGTAGGTTCAATTTGGAAGCTTACTATTCCACCAAGGGTGCAGTTCTTCCTTTGGCTCCTCTCTAATAATAGAGTTTTAACAAGAGAATCTAGGCAAACGCAGGGAAGTGAGTGATCCCACATGCTTGTTCTGTAGCGAGAAAGAATCGATCTCTCACCTCTTCTTTGAATGTTGTGTTGTTAGAAATATATGGCTTATTATCAGCGAGTTACTGAATTAGGATATAGGGGCTAACTTTGAATCTATTGCTCGGTTTTGGGTGGCAAATAAACGCCACAAGTTTACTAATGTTGTTACTTCATCAGTTATTTGGTCTCTATGGAAGCTGAGAAATGAGATGTGTTTTCAGGGTGTTACATGGACGGGTATGAAAAGAGTGTTGCTGCGGACTGTCAGGATGGCGAGAAGGTGGGTGCCGTTGCTCAACCCGGAAACTGGACTGCTAGTGGAGGAATTCGCGCAACAGCTGGAGAACAGAGCAAGCTTGCCCCCTCAACTGCAGTGGATGCCGGTCGTGATCAATACATCATCAGGGTGGGATCTATTGGGTGCTCAGCCTTTGGGATCAGTCGTTTCGAGTCGGCCTAATACGCCATGTAATGTCAGTAGACCTGAGGTTGTGTCTCAGTTTGGCTTAGAGCCTTGATTTTGGCGGGCGCGCCTATACGCCAGAACTGTAAAACGTCTTTGCTTTTGATAATACAAAAGCGGGGGAAACCCTTTCTTCTAAAAAAAAGATGCACTGATTGAGTTGGGAAAAATTGACACAAGCAAAAGGTGATGGTGGTTTGGGGTTCAGGGACATATATGCCTTCAATAGAGCTATGTTGGCGAAACAAGGATGGAGGCTCCTTATGAACCCGGACTCGCTGTGTGCCCAGCTACTCAGTGCTAAATATTACTCGGATGGGAATATTTTGAAGGCTAAACCCAAGAGTGGTATCTCCTATACTTGGCGTATTTTGTCTGGCATAGACCTGTTGAAGAAAGGGATTGTATGGCGTGTTGGGGATGGATCGAGTATTAACATATGGGAAGCTTCATGGCTGCCGAGAGATGACCTTCGTAGACCTTACACACCCCGGGGCAGCACTTTGGTCTCCCGTGTCTCAGATTTACTAGACCCGAACACAGGTTCTTGGGATGTAACAATGGTACGGGATCTAATTTGGGAAGAGGATGCAAAATTAATATTATGCTTACCAATTCATGAAGGTATGGATGACATCTTGGCGTGGCATTATAATAAGAATGGCCTGCCTCTTCTCAGTTAAATCTGCATACAAAGTTTGTGTAGATTATTTTAGAAGAAGTAAGGCAAGGAATGGGGGGTCTTCTTTCTCTGCCAGCAACAACAGTGATAATACCTGGAAACAACTCTGGAAGCTAAATTGCCCAAAGAAAATGCTGCATTTTCTGTGGCGGCTGGGGCATAAGAGCTTGGCTCTCAGTGTGAATTTGAAACGCAGGGGGATGAAGATCGACTCGAAATGCTGTTTGTGTAATAGACTTGATGAAGATGGTGCACATTTATTTTTTAAGTGCAAGCAGGTATCGCCCTTGTGGCACATGCTACAGATGGAAAATATCAGAAGCACATTTAGCATCTATGCAATCGGCTATGGAAGTGATTATGGAAATACTGAAGATGAAGGAGACAATTCAGAGACAAGTGGTAGTCTTGATGTATGTTTGGTGGTCGGAAAGGTGCGCCATTAGGGAAGGCGACAACCCTCGGAGCATCTCGTATCTTTGTCAGCTGATTATTTCCTATGCAGAGGAATGTTCATCACTGAAACCAACATTAAGGGAGTGTGCTCTTCAAAAGCCGAAGACGTCGTGGAAACGACCACCAGTTAACTATGTCAAGGCGAACTGTGATGGATCTTTCAAGCCACTGAACGGTACAGGAGGCTGGGGTTTTGTTCTGAGGGGCAATGATGGCCAGGTGATCAGTGCGGGTTATGGTAAACTGGAAAACGTGCTTGATCCCCACCATGCAGAAATCATTGCTTGTCTACAAGCTGTGCAGCGAGCAGCGGAGCTGGGGATCCAGAACCTTGTCTTGGAGACGGATGCAACCATGGTGGTACAAGCTATATCCATGTCGGAGTTAGATCGCAGTTCTGTGAGCGGTCTTATTTGGGAGTTTAAGTACTTATTCAATTGTAATTTTGCATCCAGGGTAGTCATTCATACGCCTCGTTCATGTAATTTGGTTGCTCGTGAGCTAGCTACTGCAGGATCTGGTCTTAGTCCGGGTTGTATCCAATGATTTGGCCTCTGTTAATGAGTAATGGAGAATGCTTTCATGTTAAAAAAAACGTCTTCAAAACCATTCCAAACCAGGACAATGTGTTTTGAAAGCTCAGGGAGTGAAATGTCCAGTTTTGAAGTTCAGAATTTACTTTTTCCATGCAACAACTACAGGTCTGCGATGAACATGTACCCTGAACATAAGCATCTACTCACTCCGGCCCGGAAATCTCCGAGGCAAACAATCCCAAGTTGCTACGAACCACTACAGCTGAAGAGCTGTGCACGCGAATGTCTCAACAGACTTTTTTACCAAAAAAACAACTGCACAGTAAGATTGCTTGGATTTTTTCAATCATACCGTATACCGTGCACAAGATAACAACAATGCATCCAACTATGCCCGAACCTGCACAGTTGACACTTTGAGCAACACCACTAGCAACGACAGAGGATGTCAGCAATTTTGAGCACCGACGACACGAAATTTGCAGACTCTCAGCAATATAGCATCAACATAGATGTCAGGAACGATAAAAGAAAGCTCAGATATAGTTACAGCTATACATTCGAGACTGATACATCGTCGTTGGCAGTAATGCAGGTGAAATATTTGAGGACCAGAGACGAAATTGTGATGGTCTCCCAGAACTAACCTGCATGCTAGCCCATTGCTCATGGCCTCATCACTGCATGGATGGCATGATCCAGCAGCTTGCTCATCACAACAGCAAGAATATAATCTTTAGCTTTGCACTGCCGCAAGCAAGGGCTCACACATCAAACATTCAAACGAGCAGCTCTAATATGCAT
This genomic window contains:
- the LOC136532904 gene encoding uncharacterized protein, translating into MENIRSTFSIYAIGYGSDYGNTEDEGDNSETSEECSSLKPTLRECALQKPKTSWKRPPVNYVKANCDGSFKPLNGTGGWGFVLRGNDGQVISAGYGKLENVLDPHHAEIIACLQAVQRAAELGIQNLVLETDATMVVQAISMSELDRSSGSHSYASFM